AAACGAGACAGACCCGTGCCCGCGCCGCCCCCGAACATGGGCGCAGGGAGGGCAGCCATGCAAAGCTGCAACTGGAAAACCACGTTGATCGGGCGCACCATCGGGGCGCGCCGCGGACGTGCGGCCCGCGGAAGACCGAACAGGCTGATCTGATCCACGCCTGCCCTTCTTCAGCGAAAGCCACATGCCATGAACGATCAAACCCCTTCTCCGAGCCGCCGCTCCGGCGGACGTGTGGCGCGACGCGCGCAGCGCGCAGCCCCGCTTGCCGCCGACAAACGCGCCATTGGGCCCGGCCTGTCCGGCGGCACATTCAAGCCGCTCAGCGATGCCGACATCGCCCGCATCCACGAGGCCGCCCTGACGGCGCTGGAAACCATCGGCCTCGCAGACGCGCCCGAGACCGGCGTCGCCCTGCTGACCGGCGCGGGGGCAATCCTTGGCGACGATGGCCGACTGCGCTTCCCGCGCGCGCTGGTCGAGGACATGCTGGCGGTGGCCAATAAAGGGTTCTCGCTGGCCAGCCGCGACGGGCTGCATGATCTGGAGCTTGGCGGCACCCGGGTGCATTACGGCACCGCCGGTGCCGCCGTGCATCTGGTTGACGTGGCCGGGCGCGAATACCGTGACAGCACCGTGCAGGATCTGCATGACGCGGCCCGCATCGCCGACCGGCTCGACAACATCCATTTCCTGCAGCGCCCGATGGTGTGCCGCGATATCGCGGACAATTACGAGATGGACCTGAACACGGTCTACGCCTGCTGCGCAGGCACGACCAAGCATGTGGGCGTCTCGTTCACCGACCCCGACTACGTTGCGGGCGCGTTGGAGATGCTGCACATGATCGCGGGCAGCGAGGAGGCTTGGCGCGCAAGGCCGTTCTTGTCGAACTCGAACTGCTTCGTGGTCCCGCCAATGAAATTCGCCACAGAGGCCTGCCGCGTCATGGAGGAATGCATCAAGGGCGGTATGCCTGTACTGCTTCTTTCGGCAGGCATGGCGGGTGCGACCGCGCCGCAGCCGCTGGCAGGCGCCATCTTGCAGGCGGTGGCGGAATGCCTTGCGGGGATCGTCTATGTCAATGCGATGGCGCCGGGCCACCCGGCGGTCTTCGGCACCTGGCCCTTCGGCCTGGATCTGCGCACCGGGGCCATGTCCGTGGGATCGGGGGAACAGGCGCTGCTCTCGGCGGGCTGCGCCCAGATGCACCAGTTCTACGGCATTCCGGGCGGGGCGGCCGGAGGGGCGTCTGATGCGAAGCTGCCGGACATGCAGGCGGGATGGGAGCAGATGTGCTCC
The nucleotide sequence above comes from Litoreibacter ponti. Encoded proteins:
- a CDS encoding trimethylamine methyltransferase family protein, with protein sequence MNDQTPSPSRRSGGRVARRAQRAAPLAADKRAIGPGLSGGTFKPLSDADIARIHEAALTALETIGLADAPETGVALLTGAGAILGDDGRLRFPRALVEDMLAVANKGFSLASRDGLHDLELGGTRVHYGTAGAAVHLVDVAGREYRDSTVQDLHDAARIADRLDNIHFLQRPMVCRDIADNYEMDLNTVYACCAGTTKHVGVSFTDPDYVAGALEMLHMIAGSEEAWRARPFLSNSNCFVVPPMKFATEACRVMEECIKGGMPVLLLSAGMAGATAPQPLAGAILQAVAECLAGIVYVNAMAPGHPAVFGTWPFGLDLRTGAMSVGSGEQALLSAGCAQMHQFYGIPGGAAGGASDAKLPDMQAGWEQMCSNVMTGLSGLNMVYEAAGMHASLLGFCHESLILGDDLIGQALRCVRGIEVSDETLALDVMRETCLGADGTGGVGHYLGADQTLSRMESDYVYPAFGCRMSPKEWVEKEKPDLIAQATARKEAILAEPSPAAFNPELDQALRARFNIHLSV